The following are encoded together in the Streptomyces sp. NBC_00358 genome:
- a CDS encoding glycosyltransferase family 2 protein → MSTATKVGAVIITMGNRPDELRALLDSVAKQDGDRVEVVVVGNGSPVPDVPAGVRTVELPENLGIPGGRNVGIEAFGPGGTDVDVLLFLDDDGLLARHDTAELCRRAFADDPELGIISFRIADPETGETQRRHVPRLRAADPMRSSRVTTFLGGANAVRTKVLAEVGGLPDAFFYAHEETDLAWRALDAGWMIDYRSDMVLYHPTTAPSRHAVYHRMVARNRVWLARRNLPAPLVPVYLGVWMLLTLLRRPSMAALRAWFGGFGEGWTSPCGPRRPMRWRTVWRLTRLGRPPVI, encoded by the coding sequence GTGAGTACGGCCACGAAGGTCGGCGCGGTGATCATCACCATGGGCAACCGCCCCGACGAACTGCGGGCCCTCCTCGACTCCGTCGCCAAGCAGGACGGCGACCGCGTCGAGGTGGTCGTGGTCGGCAACGGCTCACCCGTCCCGGACGTCCCCGCGGGCGTCCGCACGGTCGAACTGCCCGAGAACCTCGGCATCCCCGGTGGCCGCAACGTCGGCATCGAGGCCTTCGGCCCGGGCGGCACCGACGTGGACGTCCTGCTGTTCCTGGACGACGACGGGCTGCTGGCCCGCCACGACACGGCCGAGCTGTGCCGCCGGGCCTTCGCCGACGACCCGGAACTCGGCATCATCAGCTTCCGTATCGCGGACCCCGAGACGGGCGAGACCCAGCGCCGCCACGTCCCGAGGCTGCGCGCCGCCGACCCGATGCGCTCCTCGCGCGTCACCACGTTCCTCGGCGGCGCCAACGCGGTCCGTACGAAGGTCCTGGCCGAGGTCGGCGGGCTCCCGGACGCGTTCTTCTACGCGCACGAGGAGACCGACCTGGCCTGGCGGGCCCTCGACGCCGGCTGGATGATCGACTACCGGTCCGACATGGTGCTGTACCACCCGACGACCGCCCCCTCGCGGCACGCGGTCTACCACCGCATGGTGGCCCGCAACCGGGTCTGGCTCGCGCGCCGCAACCTTCCGGCGCCGCTCGTCCCGGTCTACCTCGGCGTCTGGATGCTCCTGACGCTGCTGCGCCGGCCCTCGATGGCGGCTCTGCGGGCCTGGTTCGGCGGATTCGGGGAAGGCTGGACGAGTCCGTGCGGACCTCGCCGTCCCATGAGGTGGCGCACGGTGTGGCGGCTGACTCGACTGGGCCGGCCCCCCGTCATCTGA
- a CDS encoding CDP-alcohol phosphatidyltransferase family protein has protein sequence MPRPSVAELRPVVHPPGVKDRRSGEHWAGRLYMREISLRCDRYLVNTRITPNQLTYLMTLCGVLAAPALLVPGIAGAVLGVVMVQLYLLLDCVDGEIARWKKQYSLGGVYLDRVGAYLTDAAVLVGLGLRAADLWGSGRVDWLWAFLGTLAALGAILVKAETDLVGVARHQSGLPPVKESASEPRSSGVALARRAAAALKFHRLILGIEASLLILVLAVADQIRGDLFYTRLGTAVLAGIALVQTVLHLVSILASSRLK, from the coding sequence ATGCCAAGGCCATCGGTAGCTGAACTCCGCCCCGTCGTTCACCCCCCAGGGGTGAAGGACCGGCGCAGCGGTGAGCACTGGGCGGGACGCCTGTACATGCGAGAGATCTCGCTGCGCTGCGACCGGTACCTGGTGAACACCAGGATCACGCCCAACCAGCTCACGTACCTGATGACCCTGTGCGGCGTGCTCGCGGCCCCGGCCCTGCTGGTGCCGGGGATCGCGGGCGCCGTGCTCGGCGTGGTGATGGTCCAGCTCTATCTGCTGCTCGACTGCGTCGACGGCGAGATCGCGCGCTGGAAGAAGCAGTACTCGCTCGGCGGGGTCTATCTCGACCGGGTCGGCGCCTATCTGACCGACGCGGCCGTCCTGGTCGGGCTCGGTCTGCGCGCCGCCGACCTGTGGGGCAGCGGCCGCGTCGACTGGCTGTGGGCCTTCCTCGGCACGCTGGCCGCGCTCGGCGCGATCCTGGTCAAGGCCGAGACGGATCTCGTCGGGGTCGCCCGCCACCAGAGCGGGCTGCCACCGGTCAAGGAGTCGGCGTCCGAGCCCCGCTCGTCGGGCGTGGCGCTGGCCCGCCGGGCCGCCGCGGCACTCAAGTTCCACCGGCTGATCCTCGGTATCGAGGCGTCCCTGCTGATCCTGGTCCTCGCCGTCGCGGACCAGATCAGGGGCGACCTGTTCTACACCCGGCTCGGCACCGCGGTGCTCGCCGGCATCGCGCTGGTGCAGACCGTGCTGCACCTGGTGTCCATCCTCGCTTCGAGCAGGCTCAAGTGA